The genomic segment CAAGGTGGACCTTCTTCTCCGGCGTCGAGTCGAGCGCACGGGCCAGACACTCGCTCGCGAACTCGCGGCTCTCCCGACGCTCCGTGAACGCGTCCGTCGCCTCGCCGAGACGCTCGATGCGCTCGGATACTACACGACGTGGGAGGAACTCGACGGCGAGACGTACCGGCTCTGCCAGTATCACTGTCCCATTCGGGAAGTCGCGGTGCACTTCCCCGTGACCTGCGACGCCGAGGTCGAGCTGTACCGCGGACTGCTGCGCGCCGACGTCGAGCGCCAGTGTCGGCTCGCTGCTGGCGCTCCCTGCTGCTGCTACGTCATCCGTCCCATCGCGGTGTCCCCAGCCGACGCTCACGCGGCGAGCTGAAGCAGCAGACCGAGCAACCAGAGACTCAGAACCAGCACGATACAGACCAAGATGCCGAAGAGTACGCCGAGCAGCGCGGCGGTGCGAAGATGGAGCTTTCGGCTCGGCTCACGTTCAGCGCCGGACATCGCCCCGTCCGTCCCAGCCGAGGCGTGCGCTGTTTGTCAGGATGAAGAGATCAGGTACCACTTGCGCAGTCGCTGCTAACGTGGGTGGCAAAACGCCGAGTGCCGCCAGACTCAGGCCGACCAGATTGTAGAGGCCGGTGCTGACCAGGTTCGTCAGCGCGGTCCGGACTGCGCGACGTGCCCAGCTGATCGTCAGCGGAACCAGCGCCCAGTCCTCGCGGAGGAGGACAACGTCGGCCGTTTCAGCTGCCAGGGCTGTGCCGGCGCGCCCCATCGCGATGCCGACGTCCGCCTCTGCCAGCGCGGGCGCGTCATTGATCCCGTCACCCACCATCGCTACGATATGCCCGGCTTCTCGGTACGAGCGGGCGAGAGCGAGCTTGTCCTCCGGCAGGAGGCGCGCTCGCCAGCCGATACCGAGCTGCGCAGCGAGGCGTGCGGCTGCTCGTTCGTGGTCGCCGGTCAAGAGCTGGATCTCGCGCACACCGAGCCGGCGGAGTTCGGCGATCGCCTCGGCGACACCGGGGCGCAGCGTGTCAGCGAACGCGATGACTCCGATCCGCTCGCTGTCGCGCTCGACGATTGCCACTGTCTTCCCTTGCTCGAGCAACTCGGCGAGCGGTGACCAGTCATGGTCCATAGCGGTCGGGGCGCGCACTCGCACCGTTACGCCGGCTACCTGGGCTACGACACCGATTCCGGCTTCGTCTGTGAACGACTCGGGTGTACCGGGGATGAG from the Thermomicrobium sp. 4228-Ro genome contains:
- a CDS encoding helix-turn-helix transcriptional regulator yields the protein MQRATIAPDRPSTREQLLTLLKKSEGLTADQLARMLGITSMAVRKHLAVLERDGLVTTSLLRRKVGRPARLYRLSERADALFPQHYDAVLTELLSDLASLDGPAKVDLLLRRRVERTGQTLARELAALPTLRERVRRLAETLDALGYYTTWEELDGETYRLCQYHCPIREVAVHFPVTCDAEVELYRGLLRADVERQCRLAAGAPCCCYVIRPIAVSPADAHAAS